In one Leptospiraceae bacterium genomic region, the following are encoded:
- a CDS encoding sulfatase, which produces MLHLLRTYRKELFSQVYLPFLFSLFFFVSSIALNASFRLMGVDLSEELGSILNKDYAGYFILTSAKVFLIYFLILHFLLFPFKLRFQKTNKSTFFLSFFYLSILLGLGFLGSVCMYPQLYGDFFYLQHPYLLSFLYFITNYFSPHLYYSLFVFVYGSSFLFLFYSAFKKGEEQILSYVVYLSLFLLLYIYSSLIPLVVLFLLFPLYKMFQLSNKKQVAVLFLIFISFLSFYYYDNRSTETKITALNKAPLIWIVADSLRADRISFLYKGKSITPNLDRFKKESLSFEDHHVTIARTFPSWADMLSGEYSMSHKIRHMFPSKEEKNNLGSGFFPTLPQILKEHGFHTAVFSNFAGDIFPRANFGFDKTEAPNFSALVILVQKVLEPQVFLMPFLTGEFLGGGKFFKEVDGLPGLGDGRRILPEIRKYIRKNKNSPFFLTTFFSVTHFPYSPPYPYYKQFGDPNYRGQYKFFKFVDPSKSTKPSKKDMEQIRNVFNAAVHTFDQEFGELIRYLKEEGIYDSSFILVTGDHGEALYEGVHGQGHGEHLRGENISRVPLFIKYPSSYTGLKKGQIEEMSSSIDLLPTILDYYKIPTHKNFPGLSLNRLPNQKSKFTDRKVYTETGIWFSDKGEHFFQKERIMYPNILKLHTIIPSEGFQIMITKPEYKDKIAFAKHRGLIGKQYKLIYIPTSDGVHFELFDRLKDPLNTQNLWNSLPVVGKAYKDELFELCKKAENAEIINDYIFIPPITK; this is translated from the coding sequence ATGCTACATTTACTTAGAACCTATCGTAAAGAATTATTTTCGCAAGTATACCTGCCCTTTTTATTTTCCTTATTCTTTTTTGTTTCATCGATTGCCCTGAACGCATCCTTTCGTTTAATGGGGGTTGACTTAAGCGAGGAACTCGGTTCTATTTTAAATAAGGACTATGCGGGATATTTCATCCTTACCTCAGCCAAAGTTTTCCTGATTTATTTTTTAATTCTCCATTTTTTATTATTTCCTTTTAAACTTCGATTCCAAAAAACAAATAAATCCACTTTTTTTCTTTCCTTTTTTTATCTGAGCATACTGCTCGGTTTGGGTTTTTTGGGTTCGGTCTGTATGTATCCGCAGCTCTACGGAGACTTCTTTTACTTACAGCATCCCTACCTGCTTTCTTTTTTATATTTTATAACGAACTATTTTTCTCCACATTTGTATTATTCCCTTTTCGTATTCGTATACGGAAGTAGTTTTTTGTTTTTGTTTTACTCGGCTTTCAAGAAAGGAGAAGAGCAAATTTTATCTTATGTTGTGTATCTCAGTCTGTTTCTTCTGCTCTATATTTATTCTTCTCTCATCCCATTAGTTGTATTATTTTTATTATTCCCCTTATATAAGATGTTTCAATTATCCAACAAAAAACAAGTAGCCGTATTATTTTTGATTTTCATTTCCTTTCTTTCATTTTATTATTATGATAACCGTAGTACAGAAACTAAAATAACAGCTTTAAATAAAGCTCCTCTGATATGGATAGTCGCGGACAGTTTGCGCGCAGATAGAATTTCTTTTTTGTATAAAGGAAAAAGTATTACCCCGAACCTGGATCGTTTCAAAAAAGAAAGCCTGAGTTTTGAAGACCACCACGTAACTATTGCCAGAACTTTTCCGAGCTGGGCGGATATGCTGAGCGGTGAATATTCTATGAGTCATAAAATTCGACACATGTTTCCTTCTAAAGAAGAGAAAAATAATTTAGGCTCCGGTTTTTTCCCGACTCTTCCGCAGATATTAAAAGAACATGGTTTTCATACAGCTGTATTTTCTAACTTTGCCGGAGACATTTTTCCGAGGGCTAACTTTGGTTTTGATAAAACAGAAGCTCCAAATTTTTCTGCTCTTGTTATACTTGTACAGAAGGTTTTAGAACCCCAGGTTTTTCTTATGCCTTTTTTAACCGGAGAGTTTTTGGGCGGAGGAAAGTTTTTTAAGGAAGTGGATGGGCTTCCCGGCCTCGGGGACGGAAGACGAATTCTTCCTGAGATTCGAAAGTATATTCGAAAGAACAAAAATTCTCCTTTTTTCCTGACGACTTTTTTTTCCGTTACCCACTTTCCCTATTCCCCGCCTTACCCGTATTATAAACAATTCGGAGACCCAAATTATCGGGGTCAGTATAAGTTTTTTAAGTTTGTAGATCCTTCAAAGTCCACTAAACCCTCAAAAAAAGATATGGAACAAATCCGAAATGTTTTTAATGCAGCTGTTCATACTTTTGACCAGGAATTTGGTGAACTTATCCGCTACTTAAAAGAAGAAGGTATTTATGATTCTTCCTTTATTCTTGTAACAGGTGATCACGGGGAAGCTCTGTATGAAGGAGTTCATGGGCAGGGACATGGAGAACATCTTCGCGGAGAAAACATCAGCCGTGTTCCTTTATTTATAAAATACCCCTCTTCCTATACAGGTTTAAAAAAAGGACAAATAGAAGAAATGAGTTCTTCTATCGATCTACTTCCTACTATCTTAGATTATTATAAAATACCTACTCATAAGAATTTTCCGGGTCTTTCTTTAAATAGACTACCAAATCAAAAAAGTAAGTTTACCGATAGAAAAGTGTATACCGAAACCGGAATCTGGTTTTCCGATAAGGGGGAACATTTTTTTCAAAAAGAAAGAATCATGTATCCGAATATACTAAAACTTCATACTATCATTCCCTCTGAAGGTTTTCAAATTATGATTACCAAACCCGAATATAAAGATAAAATTGCCTTTGCCAAACACAGGGGCTTAATCGGAAAACAATACAAATTGATTTATATACCAACTTCTGATGGAGTCCATTTTGAGCTATTTGACAGACTAAAAGATCCCCTAAACACCCAGAATTTATGGAATAGCCTGCCGGTAGTGGGAAAAGCGTATAAAGATGAGTTATTTGAACTGTGTAAAAAGGCTGAAAATGCAGAAATTATTAATGATTATATCTTTATCCCGCCTATTACAAAATAA
- a CDS encoding glucose-1-phosphate thymidylyltransferase translates to MKDKIQRILIDESQIPVSMQVNTRYRSFSEQKTGIFNLVERCRLEYPHAKIYYKHQNPLFTALFLKRNPDGFAHAEENVDLIFKPETETPWNLLTEIPGRIDTDISLHKELKKWRSKFKVKLEEFSVIGKKKQLYIHPSANIYPGVVFDVSSGPIVIDRHVRITPFSFLEGPLYIGENSMIDNARITGGCIIGHTCRIGGEVENSMIGNFSNKHHEGFLGHSFLGSWVNIGALATTSDLKNNYGFIRIKIGEEQINTETIKFGSIIGDFSKIGIGTMLNTGSVVDIACNLVGPGFSGYMPPFSWLQKDNRYRLDYFLENTKKVMARRDFTLSEEAEILLKNLYES, encoded by the coding sequence ATGAAAGATAAAATCCAGAGAATACTTATTGATGAATCTCAAATTCCTGTTTCTATGCAGGTTAATACCCGTTATCGTTCCTTTTCCGAGCAGAAAACCGGTATTTTTAACCTTGTCGAGAGATGCAGGCTGGAATATCCCCATGCAAAGATTTATTATAAGCATCAAAACCCCTTATTCACAGCTCTTTTTTTAAAACGAAACCCGGATGGCTTTGCCCATGCAGAAGAAAACGTCGACCTGATTTTTAAACCGGAAACAGAAACTCCCTGGAACCTTTTAACCGAAATTCCGGGTCGTATAGATACGGATATTTCCCTGCACAAAGAACTAAAAAAATGGAGAAGCAAGTTTAAAGTAAAACTGGAAGAGTTTTCTGTCATAGGCAAGAAGAAGCAATTATATATTCATCCTTCAGCTAATATTTACCCCGGTGTTGTATTTGATGTAAGCTCCGGTCCTATTGTAATAGACCGTCATGTAAGAATCACTCCCTTTTCCTTTTTAGAAGGCCCTCTGTACATTGGAGAAAATTCCATGATCGATAATGCAAGAATTACCGGGGGCTGTATTATCGGACATACCTGTAGAATTGGTGGAGAAGTTGAAAACTCTATGATTGGAAACTTTTCTAATAAACACCATGAGGGTTTTTTGGGGCATTCTTTCCTCGGTTCCTGGGTGAACATAGGTGCTCTGGCCACCACCTCCGATTTGAAAAATAATTATGGTTTTATCAGGATAAAAATCGGAGAAGAACAGATCAATACAGAAACCATCAAGTTTGGTTCTATTATCGGTGATTTTTCTAAAATAGGAATCGGAACCATGTTAAACACAGGTTCTGTGGTAGACATAGCCTGTAATCTTGTAGGCCCGGGTTTTTCCGGTTATATGCCTCCTTTTAGCTGGTTACAAAAAGACAATCGTTATCGCCTGGATTACTTTTTAGAAAATACAAAAAAGGTAATGGCCAGAAGAGATTTCACTTTAAGCGAAGAAGCCGAAATACTTTTAAAGAATTTATACGAGTCCTGA
- a CDS encoding DegT/DnrJ/EryC1/StrS aminotransferase family protein has translation MKTIRKTFLPFALPSISEDAIEEVSKVLRSGWVTSGPKVQEFESLFAEYTSAPEAIALNSATAGLHLCLEAIGLTEKDAVFVPAVTFTATAEVACYFKARPVLTDVDPVHNLMSPKTLEEAIERECVQKEGRLYHRETGKLLKAVLPVHLAGYTCDMEGIMEIARRYQLFVIEDAAHAFPAIHKGKMIGTWGDFTVFSFYATKGITTGEGGMVTSPHADYARRIRLMRLHGMNRDSYNRPGWYYEIVEAGFKYNLTDIAAAIGITQLKESDRFWTRRTEIAHTYIEAFSNIPGLKLPSDDENGVHSWHLFRIELDPEVSGVSRDELCEELRKRNIGCSLHFIPLYEHPYYRREFGFNRNDYPNAGAMYEKALSLPLFAGMNGEDVEDVISAVREILLA, from the coding sequence ATGAAAACAATTAGAAAGACCTTCTTGCCCTTTGCCCTTCCCAGTATTTCTGAAGATGCTATTGAGGAAGTGAGTAAAGTCCTGCGCTCCGGCTGGGTAACCTCAGGCCCCAAAGTTCAGGAATTTGAATCTCTTTTTGCTGAGTATACTTCAGCACCGGAAGCCATAGCCCTGAATTCAGCTACAGCCGGACTTCATCTCTGCCTGGAAGCCATCGGACTTACCGAAAAAGATGCGGTTTTTGTCCCGGCAGTTACCTTCACCGCAACAGCTGAGGTAGCCTGCTATTTTAAGGCCAGGCCGGTTTTAACCGATGTAGATCCTGTTCATAACCTCATGAGTCCTAAGACTCTCGAAGAAGCAATTGAACGAGAATGTGTGCAAAAAGAAGGAAGGCTTTACCATAGAGAAACGGGAAAACTTTTAAAAGCTGTTCTTCCCGTACATCTGGCCGGCTACACCTGTGATATGGAAGGAATCATGGAAATTGCGAGAAGATACCAACTTTTCGTAATTGAGGACGCTGCCCATGCTTTTCCGGCGATTCACAAAGGGAAAATGATAGGTACCTGGGGAGATTTTACGGTCTTTAGTTTTTATGCTACCAAAGGAATTACTACCGGGGAAGGGGGAATGGTGACAAGCCCTCATGCAGATTATGCAAGAAGAATTCGTCTGATGCGCCTGCACGGGATGAACCGGGATAGCTACAATCGTCCGGGCTGGTACTACGAAATTGTAGAGGCAGGCTTTAAATACAATTTGACCGATATTGCAGCGGCTATCGGCATTACCCAACTTAAAGAATCCGATAGATTCTGGACAAGACGAACCGAAATCGCTCATACCTATATAGAGGCTTTTTCTAATATACCGGGACTCAAACTCCCTTCTGACGATGAAAATGGGGTTCATTCCTGGCATTTATTTCGAATTGAATTAGACCCGGAAGTTTCGGGTGTTTCAAGAGATGAACTTTGTGAAGAATTAAGAAAACGTAATATTGGATGCAGTCTGCATTTTATCCCCCTGTATGAACATCCCTATTATCGAAGAGAATTCGGGTTTAATCGAAATGACTATCCGAATGCCGGTGCCATGTATGAAAAAGCTCTTTCTTTGCCTCTTTTTGCCGGGATGAACGGAGAAGATGTGGAAGATGTTATTTCAGCCGTTCGAGAAATTTTACTCGCTTAA
- a CDS encoding RsmD family RNA methyltransferase: MQKLKVLSGSLKGRVLSTPPAIKGNQNFTPSLIKEAVFSILDSLEMEGKLNKQTSVFVDLFAASGQMGLEAFSRGFSRSVLFELSSERFRVLKKNMQDIAPDLEVYHRDAFRFYKEINCENVETLVYFLDLPYSFWNGSSKEKIYKLTENILNSSLPGKKMLILQAGENPNWENFEVKRYRNNYLLIKTDATFT, translated from the coding sequence ATGCAAAAGTTAAAGGTCTTATCCGGGAGTTTGAAAGGCAGGGTTTTAAGTACACCTCCGGCTATTAAAGGAAATCAAAACTTTACTCCTTCCCTTATCAAGGAAGCTGTTTTCTCGATTCTGGATTCCCTGGAAATGGAGGGCAAGTTGAATAAGCAAACTTCTGTATTTGTGGACCTTTTTGCCGCATCAGGACAAATGGGGCTTGAAGCCTTCAGTCGGGGTTTTTCCCGTTCTGTACTTTTTGAACTTTCTTCCGAAAGGTTTCGGGTTTTAAAGAAAAATATGCAGGACATTGCTCCTGATTTAGAAGTGTATCACAGGGATGCTTTCCGTTTTTACAAAGAGATAAACTGTGAAAATGTGGAGACACTGGTTTATTTCTTAGATTTACCTTATTCTTTTTGGAATGGTTCTTCTAAAGAGAAGATTTATAAACTTACCGAGAACATTTTAAACTCTTCCCTGCCGGGAAAAAAGATGCTTATCTTGCAAGCCGGGGAAAACCCGAATTGGGAAAACTTTGAAGTGAAACGCTACAGGAATAATTACCTTTTAATTAAAACAGATGCTACATTTACTTAG
- a CDS encoding alpha/beta hydrolase codes for MTEELNQFFREGKFVNVDGTNIFTIDKGKGEIVLLLHGFFSTSYSFRKIIPILSQNFRVIAPDLPGIGFSEETGEVYSHRMLAKFLYKFLSKITEGPVHIVAHDYGGPISFLLINEHPEKVKTITVLSSFLNLKKLSFYFPLNILSVRFLGNLFSFFLSSSFLKTIYNTKLVSKDCKIGEELASDYAHLLLEGNKKNNFLKMCQCVDRTLYAQRDMESGLQKMIGGRQVIWGKEKPSFSVAQAEYIKEKLRLGFTNYIEGKHLLMEEHPDELAKRITVLVDKFSRKA; via the coding sequence ATGACAGAAGAATTAAACCAATTTTTCCGGGAAGGTAAGTTTGTTAATGTGGATGGTACCAACATCTTTACCATCGACAAGGGCAAAGGGGAAATTGTTCTTCTGCTTCATGGTTTTTTTTCTACTTCTTATTCTTTTCGTAAAATTATCCCGATACTCTCTCAAAATTTTCGTGTCATAGCCCCTGATCTTCCCGGTATAGGTTTTTCTGAGGAAACCGGAGAAGTTTATTCCCATCGGATGCTGGCAAAGTTCTTATATAAATTTCTTTCAAAAATTACAGAAGGGCCGGTTCATATAGTCGCTCATGACTATGGTGGCCCGATTTCGTTTTTACTGATCAACGAACACCCGGAAAAGGTGAAAACGATAACCGTTCTCTCTTCCTTTTTGAACCTGAAAAAGTTAAGTTTTTATTTTCCTTTAAATATACTCAGTGTTCGTTTTTTAGGAAACCTGTTTTCTTTCTTTCTATCCTCTTCTTTTTTAAAGACCATCTATAATACTAAACTTGTATCCAAAGATTGTAAAATTGGAGAAGAACTGGCTTCGGACTATGCCCATCTTCTTCTGGAAGGGAATAAGAAAAATAACTTCTTAAAAATGTGTCAGTGTGTAGATAGAACCCTGTATGCACAGAGAGACATGGAATCGGGCTTACAAAAAATGATAGGAGGCAGGCAGGTTATCTGGGGAAAAGAGAAACCCTCGTTTAGCGTTGCCCAGGCTGAATATATCAAGGAAAAACTACGCCTCGGTTTTACAAATTATATAGAAGGAAAACACCTTTTGATGGAAGAACACCCCGATGAACTGGCCAAACGGATAACCGTTCTGGTAGATAAATTCTCCAGGAAAGCATAA
- a CDS encoding OmpA family protein produces the protein MKLQKRNILAKILISFLVLFLAYNCAEPQKVETKKEPTVDDANEVLKRLTFFGGPNGYDPHVTSFKDEDFNQWAISSLTTLVQYVDQFGPGNYILEIKGHADSAVGKKPNQWLSEQRAKYFYDKLVKAKIPQDRMKYVGVSANEPMIPSEPDARKNRRISFRLIKK, from the coding sequence ATGAAATTGCAAAAAAGAAATATTCTGGCGAAAATTTTAATATCCTTTCTGGTTCTTTTTCTGGCTTATAATTGTGCCGAACCTCAGAAAGTAGAAACAAAAAAAGAACCAACCGTTGACGACGCAAATGAAGTTTTAAAAAGACTGACCTTCTTTGGGGGTCCAAATGGTTATGATCCTCATGTCACTTCTTTCAAAGATGAAGATTTCAATCAATGGGCTATTTCCAGCCTTACCACCCTTGTTCAATATGTAGATCAATTCGGACCGGGTAATTATATTCTCGAAATAAAAGGTCATGCAGACAGTGCTGTTGGAAAAAAACCCAATCAATGGTTATCCGAGCAAAGAGCAAAATATTTCTATGATAAGCTTGTAAAAGCTAAAATCCCTCAGGACAGAATGAAATATGTAGGTGTTTCTGCCAATGAACCCATGATTCCTTCCGAGCCGGATGCCAGAAAAAACCGTAGAATTTCCTTCCGTTTAATCAAGAAGTAA
- the glmM gene encoding phosphoglucosamine mutase, translating to MISVSGIRGKIPSGLNFENIIRFTRAFSASIPSKKIVIGRDSRPSGQFFESLVKGVLLGTGKDVISLGITTTPTVKAVVNASKSGGGIMISASHNPIEWNAFKLIGKNGFFFNKEQNDLLMSFYERDELPEPLFKPGSQLEEASEIYFELHLNSVLKRIDEKQVRKRKFTVLVDAVNGGGSFAVPALLRRLGCTVIETNCRPDGSFPRPPEPTPSALKKTAILMKSCGADIGFALDPDADRLVILSPQKGAILEEYTLPLAIQSLSPYNFKQKNVVVNLSTSFVSASVLEKYNKKLIRSKVGEANVVEEMIQSKAFFGGEGNGGVIDPEINSFGRDSLSGIAHILNYLSREKLTIDSALSKLPEIHMHKEAFPLGNINLVDGKSRLLESFPGYHLDERDGIHLESADSWVHIRPSNTEPIIRLIAEARTKKDLKNLLLSSKRAIGSL from the coding sequence ATGATTTCGGTTTCCGGTATCAGGGGCAAAATTCCTTCCGGTTTAAATTTCGAGAATATTATCCGATTCACCAGGGCTTTTTCTGCCAGTATTCCTTCTAAGAAGATAGTTATAGGTAGAGACTCAAGACCGAGTGGACAATTTTTTGAATCACTGGTGAAAGGAGTGCTTTTAGGAACCGGAAAAGATGTCATTTCTTTAGGTATTACAACGACTCCCACAGTCAAGGCTGTGGTGAATGCAAGCAAAAGCGGGGGAGGCATTATGATTTCTGCCTCTCACAACCCGATAGAGTGGAACGCTTTTAAACTCATAGGAAAGAACGGCTTCTTCTTTAATAAAGAGCAGAACGATCTGCTTATGTCTTTTTACGAGAGAGATGAACTTCCTGAACCCTTATTTAAACCCGGTTCTCAATTAGAAGAAGCCTCTGAAATCTATTTCGAACTTCACCTGAATTCTGTCTTAAAACGTATAGACGAGAAGCAGGTTCGAAAAAGGAAATTTACTGTCTTAGTAGATGCGGTGAATGGAGGAGGAAGTTTTGCCGTACCGGCACTTCTCCGAAGACTGGGTTGTACCGTTATTGAAACAAACTGTCGGCCCGATGGTTCCTTTCCGAGACCACCGGAACCTACTCCCTCCGCTCTTAAAAAAACAGCTATACTGATGAAATCCTGTGGTGCAGATATAGGCTTTGCTCTTGATCCGGATGCGGATAGGCTTGTGATCTTGAGCCCGCAGAAAGGAGCGATTCTTGAAGAATACACCCTTCCTCTTGCGATTCAATCTCTGAGTCCGTATAACTTTAAGCAGAAGAATGTAGTGGTCAATCTATCTACCAGTTTTGTTTCAGCTTCCGTTTTGGAAAAATACAACAAAAAGTTGATACGTTCAAAGGTTGGAGAGGCGAATGTAGTAGAAGAAATGATTCAGAGCAAAGCGTTTTTTGGTGGAGAAGGGAACGGCGGAGTCATTGACCCGGAGATAAACTCTTTTGGTAGAGACTCTCTTTCCGGTATTGCTCATATCTTAAATTATCTGAGCAGAGAAAAATTAACTATTGATTCCGCTCTCTCCAAACTTCCCGAAATTCACATGCACAAGGAAGCCTTTCCCCTCGGTAATATCAACCTGGTCGATGGAAAAAGCCGCCTGCTGGAGAGTTTTCCGGGTTATCATCTTGACGAAAGAGATGGAATTCATCTCGAATCGGCTGATTCCTGGGTGCATATACGACCTTCTAATACAGAACCAATTATTCGTTTGATTGCAGAAGCCAGAACAAAAAAGGATTTGAAAAACCTGCTACTTAGTTCGAAAAGAGCTATAGGGAGCCTGTGA
- a CDS encoding methylcrotonoyl-CoA carboxylase: MDIIHSKIDTDSQSYQENYTELSKKVQEIREFYEKIKEGGGQENVRLHKSRNKLTARERIRHLIDPGTAFLELSPFAAEGVYGDEVPAAGIITGIGLVHGIDCMIVANDATVKGGTYYPLTVKKHLRAQEVALQHHLLCIYLVDSGGAFLPLQDEVFPDKEHFGRIFYNQAVMSAEGIPQIAVVMGSCTAGGAYIPAMSDESVIVKGNGTIFLGGPPLVKAATGEVVTAEELGGADVHCRTSGVTDHYAEDDPDALKITRNIVKTLNIKISKKEMVFEEPLYPAEEIYGLINKDIRKPYDVREVIARLVDGSRFQEFKKLYATTIITGFARIYGQELGIIANNGVLFSESALKATHFIELCCHRKIPLLFLQNITGFMVGKKYENTGIAKDGAKMVHAVSTANVPKYTVIIGGSYGAGNYGMCGRSFNPRFLWMWPNARISVMGGEQAANVLLTVKQDRLAKKGESMTEEEAFQFKKPILEDYERRSSSVYSSARLWDDGIIDPADTRKVLGIALSLNRYSKIKEPKTGIFRM, translated from the coding sequence ATGGATATAATTCATTCGAAGATAGACACGGATTCTCAATCCTACCAGGAAAACTATACGGAACTTTCTAAAAAAGTCCAGGAAATCCGGGAATTTTATGAAAAAATCAAGGAAGGTGGTGGGCAGGAAAATGTCCGACTGCATAAGAGTCGGAACAAGCTTACCGCAAGAGAAAGAATTCGTCACCTGATTGACCCGGGAACCGCTTTTCTGGAACTCTCTCCTTTTGCTGCGGAAGGAGTCTATGGAGACGAAGTTCCGGCTGCTGGGATTATCACCGGTATAGGTCTGGTTCATGGAATCGATTGCATGATTGTGGCCAATGATGCCACGGTAAAAGGCGGAACCTATTACCCACTTACCGTAAAAAAACACCTGCGTGCCCAGGAAGTAGCCCTACAACACCACCTGCTCTGTATTTATCTTGTGGATTCCGGCGGAGCTTTTCTTCCCCTTCAGGATGAAGTCTTCCCGGATAAGGAACATTTCGGACGAATTTTTTATAACCAGGCGGTCATGTCAGCGGAAGGAATTCCCCAGATTGCCGTTGTTATGGGAAGCTGCACGGCAGGTGGAGCCTATATCCCCGCCATGTCAGATGAGTCTGTCATTGTAAAAGGCAATGGTACTATCTTCCTGGGGGGGCCTCCCCTTGTAAAAGCGGCTACCGGAGAAGTGGTTACAGCTGAAGAGCTGGGAGGGGCCGACGTGCATTGCAGGACTTCAGGTGTAACCGATCATTATGCGGAAGATGATCCGGATGCCCTGAAAATCACGAGAAATATTGTAAAAACCCTGAATATAAAAATTTCAAAAAAAGAAATGGTATTTGAAGAGCCCCTGTATCCTGCCGAGGAAATTTACGGACTCATTAATAAAGACATCCGCAAGCCCTACGATGTAAGAGAAGTCATTGCAAGGCTGGTAGATGGTTCACGTTTCCAGGAATTTAAAAAACTCTATGCCACTACTATCATAACGGGCTTTGCCCGCATCTACGGGCAGGAACTGGGGATTATCGCCAATAACGGGGTTCTTTTTTCGGAAAGTGCTCTGAAGGCCACTCATTTTATAGAACTCTGTTGCCACAGGAAAATCCCGCTTTTATTCCTTCAGAATATTACAGGTTTTATGGTCGGAAAAAAATACGAGAATACCGGGATTGCAAAAGATGGAGCCAAAATGGTTCATGCGGTTTCCACAGCCAATGTACCCAAATATACAGTGATTATCGGTGGCTCGTACGGTGCCGGAAACTACGGGATGTGCGGAAGAAGTTTTAACCCCCGTTTTCTCTGGATGTGGCCGAACGCCAGGATTTCTGTTATGGGGGGAGAGCAGGCAGCCAATGTGTTATTAACTGTAAAACAGGACAGGCTTGCCAAGAAAGGAGAAAGCATGACGGAAGAAGAAGCTTTCCAGTTCAAAAAACCCATCCTGGAGGATTATGAAAGAAGATCTTCTTCGGTTTATAGTTCTGCCCGTCTCTGGGATGATGGAATTATCGATCCCGCCGACACAAGAAAGGTTCTGGGAATTGCCCTCAGCTTAAATCGTTACTCCAAAATAAAAGAACCCAAAACCGGAATATTCAGGATGTAA
- a CDS encoding c-type cytochrome, with amino-acid sequence MIKKRILGFLGLLIVGLAVFVFFVNHSLNQRFAKKYTVSNSEVAINRTEEALQNGKRLFRARGCADCHGTDLGGKKVIDALPAGVLFGTNLTKGKGGTGGQLKDEDIIRAIHNGVSRDGFPLKWMPSEEYTGLSAEELSDLTAYITSAASVDRETLPSSYGPITSLLLFNGELKLAAELIDHNKKPVKGIVPEVSKNYGEYIANTCKGCHGSDFSGGPIPGVPPSFPAASNITSDKEKGIGKYTEADFITAMTKGKRPDGNELNPFMPYNNFSQMTETELKALWLFVKEIPAKKESIRK; translated from the coding sequence ATGATAAAAAAAAGAATATTAGGTTTCCTTGGTTTGCTGATAGTGGGACTCGCTGTTTTTGTCTTCTTTGTCAATCATTCGCTGAATCAACGGTTTGCAAAAAAGTACACAGTATCTAATTCAGAGGTAGCCATAAACAGGACAGAAGAAGCCCTTCAAAATGGGAAGCGACTCTTTCGCGCCAGAGGCTGTGCGGACTGTCATGGAACAGATCTCGGTGGAAAAAAGGTAATTGATGCTCTTCCGGCAGGAGTACTTTTTGGAACCAACCTTACCAAAGGAAAAGGTGGCACCGGCGGACAATTAAAGGATGAAGACATTATTCGCGCCATTCATAACGGAGTAAGTCGAGATGGATTTCCCCTGAAATGGATGCCTTCCGAAGAGTATACGGGCTTAAGTGCCGAAGAACTTTCCGATCTCACAGCCTACATCACTTCCGCAGCTTCTGTAGATAGAGAAACCCTGCCCAGTAGCTATGGCCCGATCACAAGTCTTCTTCTATTCAATGGGGAGCTAAAACTCGCTGCTGAGCTAATCGATCACAACAAAAAACCGGTAAAAGGAATTGTTCCGGAAGTAAGCAAAAATTACGGGGAATACATCGCTAACACCTGCAAGGGTTGTCATGGTTCGGATTTTTCCGGAGGACCAATTCCGGGCGTTCCTCCCAGTTTTCCGGCTGCTTCCAATATCACGAGTGATAAAGAAAAAGGAATCGGTAAATATACAGAAGCCGATTTTATTACAGCTATGACAAAAGGCAAGCGACCGGATGGGAATGAGCTGAATCCTTTCATGCCCTATAATAATTTTTCCCAGATGACAGAAACCGAACTAAAAGCCCTCTGGCTCTTCGTGAAAGAAATTCCGGCAAAAAAAGAAAGTATCCGAAAATAA